From the genome of Halostella limicola, one region includes:
- a CDS encoding VOC family protein, with translation MSRLEAHHYGVTVTDLDEAVEFYEDVLGLDVLDRFSVSGESFATGVGVDGAAGNFAHLDAGGARVELVEYDPARDDATAESVNQAGAKHLGFAIDDLDAFFEGLPEDVETVSEPQTTASGTRILFLRDPENNLVEVLEA, from the coding sequence ATGTCGCGACTCGAAGCGCACCACTACGGCGTGACGGTGACTGATCTGGACGAGGCCGTCGAGTTCTACGAGGACGTGCTCGGTCTCGACGTCCTGGACCGTTTCTCGGTATCGGGCGAATCGTTCGCGACCGGCGTCGGGGTCGACGGGGCCGCCGGGAACTTCGCCCACCTCGACGCGGGTGGCGCTCGCGTCGAACTCGTGGAGTACGACCCCGCCCGCGACGACGCGACGGCCGAGAGCGTCAACCAGGCCGGCGCGAAACATCTCGGCTTCGCCATCGACGACCTCGACGCGTTCTTCGAGGGCCTCCCCGAAGACGTCGAGACGGTGAGCGAGCCCCAGACTACCGCCAGCGGCACGCGTATCCTCTTTCTCCGCGACCCCGAGAACAACCTCGTCGAAGTCCTCGAAGCGTGA
- a CDS encoding orc1/cdc6 family replication initiation protein — MSGPGDGDSRNAGSIKDMILEQEETATLIRDRTLLDPTKIVDEDRIVGRDEQLSAITRHLRVAISGERPPNLFLYGPSGTGKSLIINAVCQNIVDLTENRDTNFGVFQMNCQNVGTLGSAVYELARKVADDAGVEVGVPEHGIPTKKKWNELYRLVNEHYDIAVFVLDELDMLVGRRDKDEPAFSRLLYQLSRAGSTNEITAKISVAAISNDTKMMEDVGSRALSSFTPEDVHFDDYDANQLREILEHRRDAFHDGALSGDVIPLASAFAAQTHGDARKAIDLVRTAGSIAERAGAEQVREEDVRRAQDKVEKNRVLEVTRGISTQKKLCLYATAAVATETGDSAAKSPHGYTVYQYLTQTLDAEQYHQETYVNKMKELTTYSLVESERKSQGPNSGSYLEFTFGEDPDTIIETLREDSRIEDVHEDELRAVVNAQLRE; from the coding sequence ATGTCAGGTCCCGGCGACGGCGACTCCAGGAACGCAGGGTCGATAAAGGACATGATCCTGGAGCAAGAGGAGACGGCGACGCTCATCCGCGACCGGACGCTGCTCGACCCGACGAAGATCGTCGACGAGGACCGGATCGTCGGCCGGGACGAGCAGCTGTCGGCGATAACGCGCCATCTCCGCGTCGCGATAAGCGGCGAGCGACCGCCGAACCTGTTTCTCTACGGCCCGTCCGGGACGGGCAAGTCCCTGATCATCAACGCGGTCTGTCAGAACATCGTGGACCTCACCGAGAACCGCGACACGAACTTCGGCGTCTTCCAGATGAACTGCCAGAACGTCGGGACCCTCGGGTCGGCCGTCTACGAACTCGCGCGCAAGGTCGCGGACGACGCCGGCGTGGAGGTGGGCGTCCCCGAGCACGGCATCCCGACGAAGAAGAAGTGGAACGAGCTCTACCGGCTCGTCAACGAGCACTACGACATCGCGGTCTTTGTCCTCGACGAACTCGACATGCTCGTGGGCCGCCGGGACAAGGACGAACCGGCCTTCTCACGGCTTCTCTACCAACTCTCCCGTGCAGGAAGCACCAACGAGATCACGGCGAAGATCTCCGTCGCGGCGATCTCAAACGACACGAAGATGATGGAGGACGTCGGTTCCCGCGCGCTGAGTTCGTTCACTCCGGAGGACGTCCACTTCGACGACTACGACGCCAACCAGCTCCGCGAGATCCTCGAACACCGCCGCGACGCGTTCCACGACGGCGCGCTCTCGGGCGACGTCATCCCGCTCGCGTCTGCGTTCGCCGCTCAGACCCACGGCGACGCCCGCAAGGCGATCGACCTCGTCCGGACCGCGGGTTCGATCGCCGAGCGCGCCGGCGCCGAACAGGTCCGCGAGGAGGACGTCCGACGGGCACAGGACAAGGTCGAGAAGAACCGCGTACTGGAGGTCACGCGCGGCATCTCGACCCAGAAGAAGCTCTGCCTGTACGCGACGGCCGCCGTCGCGACGGAGACCGGGGACAGCGCCGCCAAGAGCCCGCACGGGTACACGGTGTACCAGTACCTCACACAGACGCTCGACGCCGAGCAGTACCATCAGGAGACGTACGTCAACAAGATGAAGGAACTGACGACGTACTCGCTGGTCGAGTCCGAGCGGAAGAGCCAGGGACCGAACTCCGGGAGCTATCTGGAGTTCACTTTCGGCGAGGACCCGGACACCATCATCGAGACGCTCCGGGAGGATTCCCGCATCGAAGACGTCCACGAGGACGAGCTCCGCGCGGTCGTGAACGCGCAGCTCCGGGAGTGA